The Phormidium sp. PBR-2020 DNA segment CATGACCCGCTAACTCCACCGCATTGGTGATGACCACCCCATTGCCAATAGCACAGTTATGGGCCACATGGACATAGGCCATCAAGAGGTTGTTATCCCCAATGCGAGTCATCTCTCCCCCCTGAGTGGCGCGGTTGATGGTCACATATTCTCGAATGCGGTTATCATTGCCGATAGACACCCCACTCAGGGCCCCCTCATACTTGAGATCTTGGGGTTCCAAGCCAATGGCCGCTCCAGGGAAAATATGATTGCGCTCACCAATCTCCGTTGCCCCATCAATGACCACATGGGCTTCAATCGTGGTATCTCGTCCGATGGTGACCTGTTCGCCAATCACGGCATAGGCGCCGACACGAACGCTCGGGTGAAGTTGGGCCTGGGGATGAATGACAGCAGTTGGATGAATCATGTCTCGAGTTATCGGTTGGCGAGCGGAAACTGCCGCCTCAAAGGGTTGGCGGTTCTCCCTGTGACGCACCTAGTCAGGCGCGGCGTTGAGTCCGGCGAGAGGTCCTTGGCCGAAGCCGAGTTCACTCCACCATCAACGAGAACATCAGTTCCCCTTCACTGACCAACTGCCCCTCGACTTCGGCGCGACCGTACATTTTGCCAAAACGGCGGCGTTTCGTCCAGAGGAGTTCCACCGTCATCACCAGTTGATCACCGGGAACCACGGGCCGACGAAAGCGAACATTATCGATCCCGGCGAAGGTAAATAGGCCGTCTTCCATTTCGTGCATTTGTGTGAGGACGACGCCACCCACCTGAGCCATCGCCTCAACAATTAAGACCCCGGGCATAATCGGTTTTCCCGGGAAATGGCCTTGAAAATGGGGTTCATTGACCGTTACGTTTTTGATGCCCACGGCCCGTTTTTGGGGCACATATTCGATAATGCGATCGACCAAAGCAAAGGGGTAACGATGGGGCAGAAGACGGTGAATTTCATCAACACTCAGCATAGTCGCTGGGGCTGAGACCGGCTCCGTTTCTGAATATTGAGCGTTGTTAGTGTTGGCGTCAATAAGTGTGGACATAATTGGCTTCAAGTACTGCGGCTAACGAGATCCGGCTCGGCGCTGCCTGCGGCTTGCCCTCGGAATCCCCTAAATAATGGCTTACGCGTACCCGCGCGATCGCAGGCATTGGGCTAAGCGAACATGCAGGCGATGGCTCGCTTTATAAGCAAGAATGTGAGCCACTGGAATACAACCCAGCAAGCTCAAATCTCCTACTAAGTCTAAGATTTTATGACGCACTGGTTCATTTGCAAATCGCAAGGGGGGATTTAGCCAATGGTCACCGTCACAAACGAGAGCATTGTCTAAACAGCCACCCCGAATGAGTCCCCGGCTTCGTAAAGATTCTACCTCATGGGCTAGTCCAAAGGTACGAGCGGGGGCAATCTCTTGGCCAAAGTCCTCGGTTTGAGGATTCCAGGTATGCCATTGTTTGCCAATGGCGGGGGCGCTGAAGTCAATGCCATAACTCAATTGCAGCTGGGGGGCCGGGATGGCGGCAACAAAGGCATCCCCTTCATAAATCCAGATGGGTTCTGGCAGGGGAGGGGGGAGCGATGCAGGAGGCGGCCCCAGGGTGACCCCAGCGTCGTCGATGGCGTCAACCCAGTCTCGGGCGGAACCGTCGAGTAAGGGCACTTCTGGGCCATCTAGCTCAATCAGCACATCGGTCAGACCCCGAGCGCCCAGAGCCGCTAGGAGATGTTCCACGGTTTGAGCGCAGACTTCCCCCTGCACCAGTTGGGTGCAGAGGGGGCTAGGTTGGACTCGATCAGGGGATAGATGCAGCGGGGGAGTTCCGGGTAAATCCTGCCGTTGCAGACGGCGACCGTGACCCGTGGGGGCGGGGTGCAGATGCACCTGGGTAATTTGCCCCGAATGAAGGCCAACCCCGCTGCGGGAGAGCGATCGCCGCAGGATTCGTCCCCCCTGGGTCAAGGCGCAGGGGGAGGTGATGGGGGATGAGGGAGACACAGACATGACAGGCTGGCGGGTGAGTGGGATGAGGCGAGAGAGCTAGAATCGCTGACCAATACCGAAGTGAAAGCGGTTGTCTCCCTCGTCGTTGAGGGCAAAGTCGATGCGAATGGGTCCGATGGGGGATTGAATCCGCAGTCCTAAGCCATATCCCAAGCCTGTGCCCGGTTTATCCCTGACGCCAGCCGGGTTACCGGGGACATCTCCGGCGGTTCCTAAGTCGGTGCCCACATCTAGGAAGGCGACCCCACCAATGATGGAAAAGATGGGGAAGCGATATTCGGCTGTGGCTTGCAGGAAGGAACGGCCTGCCCCGAGGGCCCCCTCCGCATAGCCACGCACGGAGTTGACACCGCCGAGGACAAAGGCTTCATAGGGGGGCATATCGCCGACAATCGTGCCTCCCTGTAGGTTGAACGCTAAGGCTTGGGAGCCTTCAACATCCAAGAAACTCACCGGGACATAGTAGCTATAGCTGCCCCGCAAGCGGTTAAAGAAGACATTGTCATCAAAGGGCAGCACTTGCTCGGTGCTGAAACTGACGCGATCGCCCCGGGTGGGATCGATGGGGTTATTGCGGCGATCGCGGGCTAACCCGAGGCGCACACTGGCCATAAAATCGGTACCACTGTCGTTGGCCGAGAGGAGATTCCCTTGTTCATCTCGGGGGGTGCGATCGCCGTCGGCATCACGAATGGTCACCTCCTGCACCTGTAGCCCCAGGGAGGCCGTCCAAGCCTGACGGTTATCAAACACATCTCGGGTGAGGGGACGGGTGAAGGTCAGGGCCCCGCCAATCCGGTCAATCCGGGGGCGATCGCCATTTTCTAGATTGACGTCCGGCTGGCCTTCCCCACTGTCATACACGAGGGAAATGGAACGACGGCGGAAGAGATTGACGTTATAGGCCGTACGGAAGGGGTCACCGCCAATCCAAGGGTCGGTAAAGTTGACATCGAAAAACAACCCCCGTGTTCCCAGTTGCACTTCTGCCCCGAGAACTTGGTTATTACCGCCAAAGTTCTGTTCTTGATAACTCGCGGTCCCAAAGAAGCCCCCCACGGAACTAAAGCCCCCACCAGCGGCGACGGAGCCAAAACTGCCTTCAATGGCATTAATCACCACCACCGCCTTACGAGGGTCAGTCCCGGGTTCGACGGAGAGATTAATATCTTCAAATAGCCCTAAGCCGAAGACCCGTTGTAAATCGGCTTGGATGCGATCGCGGTTGAAGACATCCCCCGCCTGAGTTTGCATCTCGCGGGTGACAATAAAGGGGCGAGTCCGGCCTCGGATGGGTTGTCCTTCTTCATCCACCATCTGACCATCTTCACTGAGGAACCGCAGTTCAATCTCCTCGATTTCTCCTTCTGCCACATCGAGGGTCACCACCCCATCGGGAGAGACGGGGGGCGGCGTGACGGGTCCTGTTTCTGGCAGGGGTGGCGGGTCAATCACCTGAGCTAGCACATAGCCGTTGGTTTGATACCAACGATTGATTTCTTCTACCCCTTCTTGGAAATCCCGGAGATTGAGAATTTGACCATACTGATCGCCAAAAATCTCATCAACGCGATCTTGTGTCAGAACTTGATTATTTTGCACCGCCACTCGGTTAAGGGCAGGGTTTGGCAAAACCTCAAAGATAATCCGTACCCCCAATGGGGTTTCCTCTGCCAGGGGTTCGACCCGGCCAAAAAATCCGGTGGCATAGATGGCGTTGACATCTTCCTGGAGTTGACGGCTGGTGGTGGTACGGCCTGGCTGGGTGCGAATGCTGTCATAGACCTCATCTTGCAGTTCTAACC contains these protein-coding regions:
- a CDS encoding UDP-3-O-acyl-N-acetylglucosamine deacetylase, with translation MSVSPSSPITSPCALTQGGRILRRSLSRSGVGLHSGQITQVHLHPAPTGHGRRLQRQDLPGTPPLHLSPDRVQPSPLCTQLVQGEVCAQTVEHLLAALGARGLTDVLIELDGPEVPLLDGSARDWVDAIDDAGVTLGPPPASLPPPLPEPIWIYEGDAFVAAIPAPQLQLSYGIDFSAPAIGKQWHTWNPQTEDFGQEIAPARTFGLAHEVESLRSRGLIRGGCLDNALVCDGDHWLNPPLRFANEPVRHKILDLVGDLSLLGCIPVAHILAYKASHRLHVRLAQCLRSRGYA
- the fabZ gene encoding 3-hydroxyacyl-ACP dehydratase FabZ; its protein translation is MSTLIDANTNNAQYSETEPVSAPATMLSVDEIHRLLPHRYPFALVDRIIEYVPQKRAVGIKNVTVNEPHFQGHFPGKPIMPGVLIVEAMAQVGGVVLTQMHEMEDGLFTFAGIDNVRFRRPVVPGDQLVMTVELLWTKRRRFGKMYGRAEVEGQLVSEGELMFSLMVE
- a CDS encoding BamA/TamA family outer membrane protein translates to MESKRLDKSLEAESSQLAKVKSDRPPEPPEISEVPRDLDRSESSQFESLGRLESPQIEPSQIEHLQTEESSLWQMSRDVRRNMAQETQGVETEGPSPDQAAPDPQESLSEPISELEQLDDSAPEMSQLDIPHPPDQNLPQTLAQVETPQPQVLVSEVLVRRTDGQPLRLELQDEVYDSIRTQPGRTTTSRQLQEDVNAIYATGFFGRVEPLAEETPLGVRIIFEVLPNPALNRVAVQNNQVLTQDRVDEIFGDQYGQILNLRDFQEGVEEINRWYQTNGYVLAQVIDPPPLPETGPVTPPPVSPDGVVTLDVAEGEIEEIELRFLSEDGQMVDEEGQPIRGRTRPFIVTREMQTQAGDVFNRDRIQADLQRVFGLGLFEDINLSVEPGTDPRKAVVVINAIEGSFGSVAAGGGFSSVGGFFGTASYQEQNFGGNNQVLGAEVQLGTRGLFFDVNFTDPWIGGDPFRTAYNVNLFRRRSISLVYDSGEGQPDVNLENGDRPRIDRIGGALTFTRPLTRDVFDNRQAWTASLGLQVQEVTIRDADGDRTPRDEQGNLLSANDSGTDFMASVRLGLARDRRNNPIDPTRGDRVSFSTEQVLPFDDNVFFNRLRGSYSYYVPVSFLDVEGSQALAFNLQGGTIVGDMPPYEAFVLGGVNSVRGYAEGALGAGRSFLQATAEYRFPIFSIIGGVAFLDVGTDLGTAGDVPGNPAGVRDKPGTGLGYGLGLRIQSPIGPIRIDFALNDEGDNRFHFGIGQRF
- the lpxA gene encoding acyl-ACP--UDP-N-acetylglucosamine O-acyltransferase, which translates into the protein MIHPTAVIHPQAQLHPSVRVGAYAVIGEQVTIGRDTTIEAHVVIDGATEIGERNHIFPGAAIGLEPQDLKYEGALSGVSIGNDNRIREYVTINRATQGGEMTRIGDNNLLMAYVHVAHNCAIGNGVVITNAVELAGHVCVESNARIGGVVGVHQFVHIGELSMVGGMSRIDRDVPPYMLVEGNPSRVRALNQVGLKRAGLMEVDEGQAFQALKKAFRLLYRSDLTLDRALDGLDLLPNTHQVQHLQRFLQGSRQPGRRGPISGQRRHRGESS